Proteins found in one Nocardia brasiliensis ATCC 700358 genomic segment:
- a CDS encoding flavin-containing monooxygenase, which translates to MTAPDFTVAVVGAGPSGIVTGIKLKQAGIQDFTILERADDVGGSWHSNTYPAICADSPGLAYQYSFLKNRNWTRFFPKGAEVRDYHVRAAQQYGLYPHLQFGKHVVAQKWDAAQRFWNLRLADGATITARFLITAVGVFVDPVTEPDIAGLDEFAGVVQRTASWQHAHRHEGKRVAVIGTGASAVQIVPALAPDAAVVDVYQRTPVWCLPKPDFDLTSGVARVLRSRRLVGVLHGIGLAFFDLMLRLAAVLPKPVAKFLLVGFDLSARAAYSLVLLKAVQDPAVRQLLRPRFGLVVKRPVLSNSFLQTFNRANTNLITEPIERLTRTGIRTTAGVDRTYDMIVLATGFVVFIDPRAYPPGTIVGRDDADLGTLFATRGMQAYEGLSVPGFPNRWMIVGPYSWTGTGWHSAAELAADHTVRIIKETLRRGADVAEVTQAAHDRYHRAVQRNGRNIELYYKEINGGTRTYYVNAQGEVAYIRPGSFLRAIWGGRYSPVNHYSYTGPQGV; encoded by the coding sequence ATGACAGCTCCCGACTTCACGGTCGCGGTGGTCGGGGCGGGTCCGAGTGGGATCGTCACCGGAATCAAACTGAAGCAGGCCGGTATCCAGGATTTCACCATCCTGGAGCGGGCCGACGATGTCGGTGGCAGCTGGCACAGCAACACCTATCCGGCGATCTGTGCCGACTCGCCCGGACTCGCCTATCAGTACTCGTTCCTGAAGAACCGCAACTGGACTCGGTTCTTCCCGAAGGGCGCCGAGGTCCGCGACTACCACGTGCGGGCCGCCCAGCAGTACGGGCTCTACCCGCACCTCCAGTTCGGCAAGCACGTCGTGGCCCAGAAATGGGATGCGGCACAACGGTTCTGGAATCTGCGACTGGCCGACGGCGCAACGATCACCGCCCGGTTCCTGATCACCGCGGTCGGCGTGTTCGTCGACCCGGTGACCGAGCCGGATATCGCGGGCCTCGACGAGTTCGCGGGCGTGGTGCAGCGGACCGCGTCCTGGCAGCACGCGCACCGGCACGAGGGCAAGCGCGTCGCGGTGATCGGCACGGGGGCGAGCGCGGTGCAGATCGTGCCCGCGCTCGCCCCCGACGCGGCGGTGGTCGACGTCTATCAGCGCACGCCGGTGTGGTGCCTGCCGAAACCGGACTTCGACCTGACCTCCGGCGTCGCCAGGGTGCTGCGTTCCCGCCGGCTCGTCGGTGTCCTGCACGGCATCGGATTGGCGTTCTTCGACCTGATGTTGCGGCTGGCCGCGGTGCTGCCGAAACCGGTGGCGAAGTTCTTGCTGGTCGGGTTCGATCTCAGTGCGCGCGCGGCCTATTCGCTCGTGTTGCTGAAGGCGGTGCAGGACCCGGCGGTGCGGCAGCTGCTGCGCCCGCGGTTCGGGTTGGTGGTGAAGCGCCCGGTGCTGTCGAACTCGTTCCTGCAGACGTTCAACCGGGCGAACACCAACCTGATCACCGAACCGATCGAGCGGCTGACCCGCACGGGCATCCGCACCACGGCCGGCGTCGACCGCACCTACGACATGATCGTGCTCGCAACGGGATTCGTCGTGTTCATCGATCCGCGCGCCTACCCGCCCGGCACCATCGTCGGCCGCGACGACGCCGATCTCGGCACCTTGTTCGCCACCCGCGGCATGCAGGCCTACGAGGGGCTCAGCGTGCCCGGGTTCCCGAACCGCTGGATGATCGTCGGGCCGTACTCGTGGACGGGCACGGGCTGGCATTCGGCCGCCGAACTGGCCGCCGACCACACGGTCCGGATCATCAAGGAGACGCTGCGCCGCGGCGCCGACGTCGCCGAAGTGACCCAGGCCGCGCACGACCGGTATCACCGTGCGGTGCAACGCAACGGCCGCAATATCGAGCTCTACTACAAGGAGATCAACGGCGGCACCCGCACCTACTACGTCAACGCACAGGGCGAGGTCGCCTACATCCGCCCGGGGTCCTTCCTGCGCGCCATCTGGGGCGGCCGATACTCCCCGGTGAACCACTACAGCTACACCGGGCCACAGGGAGTATGA
- a CDS encoding 3-carboxy-cis,cis-muconate cycloisomerase family FAD/NAD(P)-binding protein, which translates to MPDTAAAAALRIAIVGVGPRGLSVFERICANAGDDTHPAGVQVYLIDSTRVGTGAVWRTDQSPHLLMNTVAAQVTIFTDDTVEMDGPVEEGPSLYEWASFLTKLGNFAELPDPMYAEARALGPDTYPTRALYGHYLRWAYEHIRDLHANSVRANEITATVLDVHDQPSGLQEVELSTGARVADLDVVVLTQGHLALIGADSDARSPAREARRLGLTYVAPANAADVDTAEIPAGEPVLLRGLGLTFFDYLALFTVGRGGSFGQVDGTLEYLPSGAEPVIIAGSRRGVPHRARGANQKGVEGRHEPVLLDLSRIDELRKRAQRFGDVSFRHDVWPLVAREVESVYYAALIAERVSPRELRRFRARYLHAATEPAAAALLDGLEIGLAQRWDWAAVADPTRGRRFGSPGEFRHWLIDHLDRDVRDALQGNVSGPVPAALDVLRDIRNEVRLVVDHGGIAGGSYRDDLDRWYTPLNAFLSIGPPASRIAELAALIRADVVRIVGPGTRVRIDERSRRFVADSPRVASSRTTAGRLIDARLPDPDLRSTADPLLRNLLARGEVRSYALCDPDGGRYRTGGLEVAAASHAVRSAAGHAHPRRYALGVPTESVRWVTAAGPRPQVNSVTLSDADRIARAALGLDGRTRHYRSVERTCTTLHDNGLLAPVRAGVPMRRLVSDDAWIAAMVDVELALVRAQARLGIVPASAAQGIARAVRTYRFDADALAQAARGAANPVVAFVAELHRVVAAVDPAAADYVHRGSTSQDILDTATMLIAARAVAAIIDDLDGTIDALARLARAHRDTPIAGRTLGMHAVPTTFGAKVAAWMQGLLDARDRLNQVATGLPVQLGGAAGTYASYVECARISDSDLAVAAPGEIYERLTTEFATELALTAAPVPWHTVRTPIADLAMALAVTSGALGKFAVDVITQSRTEIAEVLEPAAAGRGESSAMPQKRNPVLATLIRSAAVQVPAFASVLLGAMLAEDERPAGAWHAEWQPLRECLLLVGGSAHTAVELAEGLTADAARMQSNLAATRGQVLSERLAIRLAPLLGKAAAKKALQAAAFEAQHSGRSLSDVLAEDPAVRIHLSEHEITELLRPETYLGAAAAFVDRVLNRL; encoded by the coding sequence GTGCCGGACACTGCGGCCGCAGCCGCGCTCCGGATCGCGATCGTCGGTGTCGGCCCGCGCGGGCTGAGCGTTTTCGAACGCATCTGCGCGAACGCGGGCGACGACACGCATCCGGCCGGCGTGCAGGTGTATCTCATCGACTCGACCAGGGTCGGCACCGGGGCGGTCTGGCGCACCGACCAGTCGCCGCACCTGCTGATGAACACGGTGGCGGCCCAGGTCACCATCTTCACCGACGACACGGTGGAGATGGACGGACCGGTGGAGGAGGGGCCGAGCCTGTACGAATGGGCCAGCTTTCTCACCAAGCTGGGCAATTTCGCGGAGCTGCCGGACCCGATGTACGCCGAGGCGCGTGCCTTGGGGCCGGACACCTATCCGACCAGGGCGCTCTACGGCCACTATCTGCGCTGGGCCTACGAGCACATCCGGGACCTGCACGCGAACAGCGTGCGCGCCAACGAGATCACGGCCACCGTGCTCGATGTCCACGATCAACCCTCGGGCTTGCAAGAGGTCGAACTCAGTACCGGCGCGCGCGTCGCCGACCTGGACGTGGTCGTGTTGACGCAAGGGCATCTCGCGCTGATCGGCGCGGACAGCGATGCCCGCTCGCCGGCGCGCGAGGCGCGGCGCCTCGGTTTGACGTACGTGGCGCCCGCCAACGCCGCCGATGTCGACACCGCGGAAATCCCGGCGGGCGAACCGGTACTCCTCCGTGGTCTCGGCCTGACCTTCTTCGACTACCTGGCCCTGTTCACCGTCGGCCGCGGCGGCTCGTTCGGGCAGGTGGACGGCACGCTCGAATACCTGCCCTCGGGTGCCGAGCCGGTGATCATCGCGGGCAGCAGGCGCGGTGTGCCACACCGCGCCAGGGGCGCCAACCAGAAGGGGGTCGAGGGCAGGCACGAGCCGGTGCTGCTCGACCTGTCGCGGATCGACGAATTGCGTAAGCGGGCACAGCGATTCGGCGACGTGTCGTTCCGGCACGACGTCTGGCCGCTGGTGGCCCGCGAAGTGGAATCGGTCTATTACGCGGCGCTGATCGCCGAGCGGGTCAGCCCGCGCGAACTCCGCCGCTTCCGTGCGCGCTACCTGCACGCGGCCACCGAACCCGCGGCCGCCGCGCTCCTCGACGGCCTCGAGATCGGCTTGGCACAACGGTGGGATTGGGCCGCGGTAGCCGACCCGACCCGCGGCCGTCGTTTCGGTTCACCCGGCGAGTTCCGGCACTGGCTGATCGACCACCTGGACCGCGATGTGCGTGATGCGTTGCAGGGCAACGTCTCGGGGCCGGTCCCGGCCGCACTGGATGTGCTGCGCGACATCCGCAACGAGGTGCGGCTGGTGGTCGATCACGGCGGTATCGCGGGCGGTTCGTACCGCGACGACCTGGACCGCTGGTACACGCCGCTGAACGCGTTTCTGTCGATCGGGCCGCCCGCCAGTCGAATTGCCGAGCTGGCAGCCTTGATCCGGGCGGACGTCGTCCGGATCGTCGGACCGGGTACGCGGGTGCGCATCGATGAGCGGTCGCGTCGATTCGTCGCGGATTCGCCGCGGGTGGCTTCTTCGCGGACCACCGCGGGCCGGCTGATCGATGCCAGGCTGCCCGATCCGGATCTGCGCAGCACCGCAGACCCGTTGCTGCGCAACCTATTGGCCCGCGGTGAGGTACGCAGCTACGCCCTGTGCGACCCCGACGGCGGTCGCTATCGGACCGGCGGACTCGAGGTGGCGGCCGCGTCGCACGCCGTGCGCTCGGCGGCCGGGCACGCGCATCCGCGGCGCTATGCCCTCGGCGTGCCGACCGAATCGGTGCGGTGGGTGACGGCCGCCGGACCGCGACCGCAAGTGAACTCGGTGACCCTGTCCGACGCCGACCGGATCGCCCGCGCCGCGCTGGGCCTCGACGGCCGCACACGACACTATCGCTCGGTTGAGAGGACGTGTACCACCTTGCACGACAATGGATTACTGGCACCGGTGCGCGCCGGCGTACCGATGCGGCGACTGGTGAGCGACGACGCCTGGATAGCCGCCATGGTCGATGTCGAGCTGGCGCTGGTCCGGGCGCAAGCGCGGCTCGGCATCGTCCCGGCGTCGGCGGCACAGGGGATCGCGCGCGCCGTGCGGACGTATCGCTTCGACGCGGACGCGCTCGCGCAGGCTGCGCGCGGCGCGGCGAATCCCGTGGTCGCCTTCGTCGCCGAACTACACCGTGTGGTCGCCGCCGTCGACCCGGCGGCGGCGGACTACGTACATCGTGGCTCGACCAGCCAGGACATCCTGGACACCGCGACCATGCTGATCGCCGCGCGGGCCGTCGCCGCCATCATCGATGACCTGGACGGAACCATCGACGCGCTGGCCCGACTGGCCCGAGCGCATCGCGACACCCCGATCGCGGGCCGGACCCTCGGCATGCATGCCGTGCCGACCACCTTCGGTGCGAAGGTCGCGGCATGGATGCAGGGACTGCTCGATGCGCGGGATCGGCTGAACCAGGTCGCGACGGGCCTGCCGGTGCAACTCGGCGGAGCGGCCGGAACATACGCTTCGTACGTCGAATGCGCCCGGATCAGCGACTCGGACCTGGCCGTTGCTGCGCCGGGGGAGATCTATGAGCGATTGACCACCGAGTTCGCCACGGAACTCGCCTTGACCGCCGCCCCAGTGCCGTGGCACACGGTGCGCACGCCGATCGCGGATCTGGCGATGGCGCTGGCCGTCACCTCCGGTGCGCTCGGCAAGTTCGCGGTCGACGTGATCACCCAGTCTCGCACCGAGATCGCGGAGGTGCTCGAGCCCGCAGCGGCCGGACGCGGCGAATCCTCCGCCATGCCGCAGAAGCGAAATCCGGTGCTGGCCACACTGATCCGTTCCGCGGCAGTGCAGGTGCCCGCATTCGCGTCGGTCCTGCTCGGCGCGATGCTCGCCGAGGACGAACGACCGGCCGGCGCGTGGCACGCGGAGTGGCAGCCGCTGCGCGAATGCCTGCTGCTGGTCGGCGGGTCCGCGCACACCGCCGTGGAACTGGCCGAGGGACTGACGGCCGACGCGGCGCGGATGCAATCGAACCTCGCCGCCACCCGGGGCCAAGTGCTCTCCGAACGCCTCGCTATCCGCCTCGCCCCACTGCTCGGCAAGGCGGCCGCGAAGAAGGCCTTGCAAGCCGCGGCGTTCGAAGCCCAGCACAGCGGGCGTTCGCTCAGCGATGTGCTGGCGGAGGACCCCGCGGTGCGCATCCACCTGTCCGAGCACGAGATCACCGAATTGCTGCGCCCCGAAACCTATCTCGGTGCCGCCGCCGCCTTCGTCGACCGGGTGCTCAACAGATTGTGA
- a CDS encoding SCP2 sterol-binding domain-containing protein, with amino-acid sequence MVAQLTPETTEDEFKEFVRDTSDAELAALMNDRELRPQIVARIFEIWCAAVLEPRTKKTDATIHWQLGDGPDRWTMHVYHGTCTATPGPSGKRPDVTFTLGDVAFLRLVAREVSGVQLLATGKLRLKGNMLTAMRIDSWFD; translated from the coding sequence ATGGTAGCGCAACTGACGCCGGAGACCACCGAGGACGAGTTCAAAGAGTTCGTGCGCGACACCAGCGACGCCGAGCTCGCGGCGTTGATGAACGATCGCGAGCTGCGCCCGCAGATCGTGGCGCGCATCTTCGAAATCTGGTGTGCCGCAGTGCTCGAACCAAGAACCAAAAAGACCGACGCGACGATCCACTGGCAGCTCGGCGACGGACCCGACCGGTGGACCATGCACGTCTACCACGGCACCTGCACCGCAACCCCGGGCCCGTCCGGCAAACGCCCCGATGTCACCTTCACCCTCGGCGACGTCGCGTTCCTGCGCCTGGTCGCCCGCGAGGTCAGCGGCGTCCAACTCCTCGCCACCGGCAAACTCCGCCTCAAGGGCAACATGCTCACCGCCATGCGCATCGACAGTTGGTTCGACTAG